The following proteins come from a genomic window of Corallococcus sp. NCRR:
- a CDS encoding acetolactate synthase large subunit, with the protein MKASDLFVKALEAEGVRCVYGLPGEENLDLLESMRTAGMRLVVTRHEQAAGFMAATQGRLTGRAGVCLATLGPGATNLVTAAAYAQLGAMPMVMLTGQKPIKLSKQGHFQIVDVVGMMRPLTKSTRTLVSAEHVPSAVREAFRRAEEERPGATHLELPEDVARESTEAQPLSPGVARRPVADEASIAQAVDALASARRPLLMIGAGANRKLTSEMLRAFVDRVGLPFFSTQMGKGVVDETHPLWMGTAALSDGDFVHRAIEASDCILNVGHDVIEKPPFVMRDGRRTVIHLNFSSAEVDPVYFPQVQVTGDLANAVWRIAEGVGPRSHWDFTPFEKSRAGLDAQFISGAADDRFPIYPARLVAEVRRAMPDDGVVCLDNGMYKLWFARYYRCRRPNTLLLDNALATMGAGLPSAIAAKLVHPRRKVVAVCGDGGFMMNSQELETAVRLKLDLTVIVVRDDAYGMIRWKQEEMGLPDYGMTLGNPDFVRYAEAYGARGHRPASATEFGATLTRCLESGGVHVIDLPIDYTDTARALGAGPLVEA; encoded by the coding sequence ATGAAGGCATCGGATCTGTTCGTGAAGGCGCTCGAAGCGGAGGGCGTGCGCTGTGTCTACGGACTCCCCGGCGAGGAGAACCTGGACCTGCTGGAGTCCATGCGCACCGCAGGCATGCGCCTGGTCGTCACCCGGCACGAGCAGGCGGCCGGGTTCATGGCCGCTACGCAGGGACGGCTCACCGGACGCGCGGGCGTGTGTCTGGCGACGCTGGGGCCGGGGGCCACCAACCTCGTCACCGCGGCCGCGTACGCGCAGCTCGGCGCCATGCCCATGGTGATGCTCACCGGCCAGAAGCCCATCAAGTTGAGCAAGCAGGGCCACTTCCAGATTGTCGACGTCGTCGGGATGATGCGGCCGCTCACCAAGTCGACCCGCACGCTCGTGTCCGCGGAGCACGTGCCCTCGGCGGTGCGTGAGGCCTTCCGCCGCGCGGAGGAGGAGCGCCCCGGCGCCACCCACCTGGAGTTGCCCGAGGACGTGGCGCGCGAGTCCACCGAAGCGCAGCCCCTGTCGCCGGGGGTGGCGCGAAGGCCGGTGGCGGATGAGGCCTCCATCGCCCAGGCGGTGGACGCGCTCGCTTCGGCCCGCCGTCCGCTGCTGATGATTGGCGCGGGGGCCAACCGCAAGCTGACGTCGGAGATGCTCCGCGCCTTCGTGGACCGGGTGGGGCTGCCCTTCTTCAGCACGCAGATGGGCAAGGGCGTGGTGGATGAGACGCATCCCTTGTGGATGGGCACCGCCGCGCTGTCCGACGGCGACTTCGTCCACCGCGCCATCGAGGCCTCGGACTGCATCCTCAACGTGGGCCATGACGTCATCGAGAAGCCTCCGTTCGTGATGCGCGACGGCCGCCGCACGGTCATCCACCTGAACTTCTCCTCGGCGGAGGTCGACCCCGTGTACTTCCCGCAGGTGCAGGTGACGGGAGACCTGGCGAACGCCGTGTGGCGCATCGCGGAGGGCGTGGGCCCGCGCTCGCACTGGGACTTCACGCCCTTCGAGAAGTCGAGAGCGGGGCTCGACGCGCAGTTCATCAGTGGCGCCGCGGATGACCGCTTCCCCATCTACCCCGCGCGGCTGGTCGCGGAGGTGCGCCGCGCCATGCCGGATGACGGCGTCGTGTGTCTGGACAACGGCATGTACAAGCTGTGGTTCGCCCGCTACTACCGCTGCCGCCGGCCCAACACGCTGCTGCTCGACAACGCGCTCGCGACGATGGGCGCGGGCCTGCCGTCCGCCATCGCCGCGAAGCTCGTGCACCCGCGCCGCAAGGTGGTGGCCGTCTGCGGTGACGGTGGGTTCATGATGAACTCGCAGGAGCTGGAGACGGCGGTGCGCCTGAAGCTGGACCTGACCGTGATCGTCGTGCGCGACGACGCCTACGGGATGATCCGCTGGAAGCAGGAGGAGATGGGCCTTCCCGACTACGGGATGACGTTGGGCAATCCAGACTTCGTCCGCTACGCGGAGGCCTACGGCGCACGGGGCCACCGTCCGGCGAGCGCCACCGAGTTCGGTGCCACGCTCACGCGCTGCCTGGAGTCGGGCGGCGTGCACGTCATCGACCTGCCCATTGATTACACGGACACCGCGCGGGCGCTCGGTGCCGGTCCCCTGGTGGAGGCGTGA
- a CDS encoding LysR substrate-binding domain-containing protein: protein MELRHLRYFSAVADALHFGRAARRLHVSQPTLSHQIHQLEEEVGTPLFERARTGVRLTQAGELFRTYASRALEDVNAGLSAVGALRGLATGALRVGYPPSMRGLVVPALAAVLRRHPGLALSAQEAVVRKLERQLADGRLDVGLGYAPARLADLDAEPVFDSRLALVVARGHALAGAESVGMKLLAEEPFALLSRGLRVRARVDAHFAAMRFAPRIALESNAVATVLAIVRAGLAVTVLPEPRLADAERLVVKRLSPAPRSELAALLWRKGAPRTPAAELFAAEVRARAKEDVG from the coding sequence ATGGAGCTCCGACACCTCCGCTACTTCTCCGCCGTCGCGGACGCGCTGCACTTCGGGCGCGCCGCGCGGCGGTTGCACGTCTCCCAGCCCACGCTGTCGCACCAGATCCACCAGCTGGAGGAGGAGGTCGGCACCCCGCTCTTCGAGAGGGCTCGCACCGGGGTGCGGCTCACGCAGGCCGGGGAGCTGTTCCGCACCTATGCCTCCCGCGCGCTGGAGGACGTGAACGCGGGCCTGTCCGCGGTGGGCGCGCTGCGAGGGCTCGCGACGGGGGCGCTGCGCGTGGGCTATCCCCCGAGCATGCGCGGCCTCGTGGTGCCGGCGCTGGCGGCGGTGCTGCGCAGACATCCCGGGCTGGCGCTGAGCGCGCAGGAGGCCGTGGTCCGGAAGCTGGAGCGGCAGCTGGCGGATGGAAGGCTGGACGTGGGCCTGGGCTATGCCCCCGCGCGGCTGGCGGACCTGGACGCGGAGCCCGTCTTCGACAGCCGGCTCGCGCTCGTCGTCGCACGGGGACATGCCCTGGCGGGCGCGGAGTCCGTGGGGATGAAGCTGCTCGCGGAGGAGCCCTTCGCGCTCCTGTCACGCGGCCTGCGTGTGCGCGCCCGCGTGGACGCGCACTTCGCGGCGATGCGGTTCGCGCCTCGCATCGCGCTCGAATCGAACGCGGTGGCCACCGTGCTGGCCATCGTCCGCGCGGGCCTGGCCGTTACGGTGCTCCCGGAGCCACGGCTCGCGGACGCGGAGCGGCTGGTGGTGAAGCGGCTGTCCCCCGCGCCCCGCTCGGAGCTGGCGGCGCTCCTCTGGCGCAAGGGGGCGCCTCGCACACCCGCGGCGGAGCTGTTCGCGGCGGAGGTCCGCGCGCGGGCAAAGGAAGACGTGGGTTAG
- a CDS encoding biotin transporter BioY: protein MRTRAQEAALVLGAALFTALLAQVAISVPASPVPITGQTLAVVLTAAALGAGRGLTAQATYLLLGAVGLPFFAKGASGWVALTGPTGGFLVGFLPAAVLVGLAARHGYDRRWWTAVPLFLAGQLLVLLIGVCWLQMKAGLDFATAFQKGFAPFIPGGLLKAVIAGMLMPLLWRRGLGLTSRA, encoded by the coding sequence GTGCGCACGCGCGCACAGGAAGCCGCGCTCGTCCTGGGCGCGGCGCTGTTCACCGCGCTGCTCGCCCAGGTCGCCATCTCCGTGCCGGCGTCACCGGTGCCCATCACGGGCCAGACGCTCGCGGTCGTCCTCACGGCGGCGGCGCTCGGGGCTGGACGGGGCCTGACGGCACAGGCCACCTATCTCCTGCTGGGCGCGGTGGGACTGCCCTTCTTCGCGAAGGGCGCCAGCGGCTGGGTCGCGCTCACCGGGCCCACCGGTGGCTTCCTGGTCGGCTTCCTCCCCGCCGCGGTCCTCGTGGGACTCGCCGCGCGCCACGGATACGACCGGCGGTGGTGGACGGCGGTTCCGCTCTTCCTCGCGGGCCAGCTCCTGGTCCTGCTCATCGGCGTGTGCTGGCTCCAGATGAAGGCCGGGCTCGACTTCGCCACGGCCTTCCAGAAGGGCTTTGCTCCCTTCATTCCCGGGGGACTGCTCAAGGCCGTCATCGCCGGCATGCTGATGCCCCTCCTCTGGAGACGAGGCCTGGGGCTCACATCAAGAGCGTGA
- a CDS encoding sensor histidine kinase — MARRGTWQAWAVASAYWSLAGLAAASESHSVGGVEWGHALLTSMAAHLLWVPLTIAILEFGLRFPLERRRVTSRVALHVAGALAVSFIRAALIFSLDPWVGWYARRPPFVDVLEHALLSNPFVYLTVLGVAHAVHYADLLHLRDTQLARAQLHALKAQLHPHFLFNTLNSISALVHRDPDGSERMIARLSDLLRGTLEAAGTEEVSLQEELRALQPYLDIQGVRFADRLTVKHDIARDALGAHVPHLVLQPLVENAIQHGIAPGSEPGTVTLVARREGPELHLEVRDDGVGLKERPADISQGVRGGRGLRITRERLAQLYGGAHRLELRDAVGGGTTVALAIPFRTEPSP, encoded by the coding sequence ATGGCACGTCGTGGAACCTGGCAGGCATGGGCAGTCGCATCCGCCTACTGGTCGCTGGCCGGCCTGGCGGCCGCGAGCGAATCCCACTCCGTGGGTGGGGTGGAATGGGGACATGCGCTGCTCACGTCGATGGCGGCCCACCTCCTCTGGGTGCCCCTCACCATCGCCATCCTCGAGTTCGGGCTGCGCTTCCCACTGGAGCGGCGGCGGGTGACGTCACGGGTCGCGCTCCACGTGGCCGGAGCGCTCGCTGTCTCGTTCATCCGGGCGGCGCTGATCTTCTCCCTGGACCCCTGGGTCGGCTGGTACGCGCGGCGTCCCCCCTTCGTGGACGTGCTCGAGCACGCGCTGCTCTCCAACCCGTTCGTCTATCTGACCGTGCTCGGCGTGGCGCATGCGGTCCATTACGCGGACCTGCTCCACCTGAGGGACACCCAGCTGGCCCGCGCGCAGCTGCACGCGCTCAAGGCGCAGCTGCACCCCCACTTCCTCTTCAACACGCTGAACTCCATCTCCGCGCTCGTGCATCGCGACCCGGACGGGAGCGAGCGGATGATCGCGCGGCTGAGCGACCTGCTCCGCGGCACGCTCGAAGCCGCGGGCACGGAGGAGGTGTCTCTTCAGGAGGAGCTGCGCGCGCTCCAGCCGTACCTGGACATCCAGGGGGTGCGCTTCGCGGACCGGCTCACGGTGAAGCACGACATCGCGCGGGACGCGCTCGGGGCCCACGTCCCGCACCTTGTGCTCCAGCCGCTCGTGGAGAACGCCATCCAGCATGGAATCGCGCCGGGCTCGGAGCCGGGGACGGTGACGCTGGTCGCGCGGCGTGAAGGGCCAGAGCTCCACCTGGAGGTCCGCGATGACGGCGTCGGCCTCAAGGAGCGCCCGGCGGACATCTCCCAGGGCGTGCGCGGCGGCCGGGGCCTGCGCATCACCCGCGAGCGCCTGGCGCAGCTTTATGGCGGTGCCCACCGGTTGGAGCTCCGCGACGCGGTGGGCGGTGGCACCACGGTGGCGCTCGCCATTCCCTTCCGCACGGAGCCCTCCCCATGA
- a CDS encoding MAPEG family protein: MTNPLLGTLSLVPVTSLYAALNAFLTLALSINVSMVRTKLKVFRGDGGHAGLGSAIRAHGNNVEQVPLALILLLLAELSGGNSTALHVFGGALLVARLAHAFGMLRTNPIQAVGATLTLVVQLGLAGWLLWLRPWG; the protein is encoded by the coding sequence TTGACGAACCCCCTGCTCGGCACGCTCTCCCTTGTTCCGGTCACCTCGCTCTACGCCGCGCTCAACGCGTTCCTCACGCTCGCGCTCTCCATCAACGTCAGCATGGTCCGCACGAAGCTCAAGGTGTTCCGGGGCGACGGCGGCCATGCCGGCCTCGGCTCCGCCATTCGCGCGCACGGCAACAACGTCGAGCAGGTCCCCCTGGCGCTCATCCTGCTGCTGCTGGCGGAGCTGAGCGGTGGGAACTCGACGGCGCTCCATGTCTTCGGCGGTGCGCTGCTCGTCGCGCGCCTGGCGCATGCCTTTGGAATGCTCCGCACGAATCCCATCCAGGCGGTCGGCGCGACGCTGACCCTCGTCGTGCAACTGGGCCTCGCGGGATGGCTGCTCTGGCTGCGGCCCTGGGGCTGA
- a CDS encoding alpha/beta fold hydrolase, producing MPFASLSRRHLAVLARCAGVCGLALGSACATPSAPQVDARAIIADARKIATKNGVEELLEIPVGGTKQWISVRGRDRNNPLLLMIHGGPASPELPTSWAFQGGWEDFFTVVQWDQRGSGKTYTANDPALIGPTLSLERITEDAAEVVQYLRARYGQEKVFVLGHSWGSLVGLGLAQRHPEWLFAYVGMGQVISGRENERVGYALTLAQAEAAHHTTAVQELKAIAPYPEQDGSLPLAKLGVERKWSNAFGGLVHGRDGILHYLNLAELSPDYGPRDVEAIDLGSQLSLPHLLPDLGRFDYTQVTRFECPVVIFAGRHDTTTPSQVAAEWLQRVSAPGKQLVWFEHSAHMMMVEEPGRVLLHLVQDVLPLAKRE from the coding sequence ATGCCATTCGCTTCGCTGTCGCGGCGTCACCTGGCCGTGCTCGCCCGGTGCGCCGGGGTCTGCGGCCTTGCGCTCGGGTCGGCTTGCGCGACCCCTTCGGCTCCGCAGGTGGATGCCCGGGCCATCATCGCGGACGCGAGGAAGATCGCGACGAAGAATGGCGTGGAGGAGCTGCTGGAGATTCCAGTGGGAGGAACGAAGCAGTGGATCTCCGTCCGGGGGCGGGACCGGAACAACCCCCTCCTGCTGATGATCCACGGCGGGCCCGCCTCACCGGAGCTGCCCACGAGCTGGGCCTTCCAAGGGGGCTGGGAGGACTTCTTCACCGTGGTGCAGTGGGACCAGCGTGGCAGCGGCAAGACATACACCGCGAACGACCCCGCGTTGATCGGTCCCACGCTTTCGCTCGAGCGAATCACCGAGGACGCCGCGGAGGTCGTCCAGTACCTGCGCGCCCGTTATGGCCAGGAGAAGGTCTTCGTCCTGGGACACTCATGGGGAAGCCTCGTGGGGCTGGGGCTTGCCCAGAGGCATCCGGAGTGGCTGTTCGCCTACGTGGGGATGGGACAGGTCATCAGCGGCCGGGAGAACGAGCGCGTCGGTTACGCGCTGACGCTCGCCCAGGCGGAGGCCGCGCACCACACGACGGCTGTCCAGGAGCTGAAGGCAATCGCGCCCTATCCGGAGCAGGACGGCTCGCTCCCGCTCGCGAAGCTGGGCGTCGAGCGCAAGTGGTCCAACGCCTTCGGTGGCCTGGTGCATGGCCGCGACGGCATCCTGCACTACCTCAACCTGGCCGAGCTCTCTCCCGACTACGGGCCCCGGGATGTGGAGGCGATCGACCTGGGTTCACAGCTCTCGTTGCCCCACCTGCTGCCGGACCTGGGGCGGTTCGACTACACGCAGGTGACCCGCTTCGAGTGCCCGGTCGTCATCTTCGCGGGGCGGCACGACACCACGACGCCCTCGCAGGTCGCGGCCGAGTGGCTCCAGCGGGTCAGCGCGCCGGGCAAGCAGCTCGTCTGGTTCGAGCACTCCGCGCACATGATGATGGTGGAGGAGCCCGGGCGTGTGCTCCTGCACCTGGTCCAGGACGTGCTGCCGCTGGCGAAGCGCGAGTAA
- a CDS encoding alpha/beta fold hydrolase, producing the protein MLPGGPGIGSESLFGLADVVDVPGTCWMVDLPGDGSNVSPPGAPGNPYDIWPGVLIEAARALPNCVYLGHSTGGMYLLSVPELESLLVGLVLVSTAPDSSWRAPFFEMTQRHPLPEVDAATRRYEAERTDERLRDIAVASAEWNFTTGSVTAGRELLRRMPYNRAAVDWSDRNFDETYVHAWWPRALPTLILSGAEDRIVQQTPWSQPAFQGPHILHRRVEGAAHFPWIERPDAVAAALRELAARMTPRP; encoded by the coding sequence ATGCTCCCGGGAGGGCCGGGGATTGGCTCCGAGAGTCTGTTCGGTCTGGCGGACGTGGTGGACGTCCCCGGGACGTGCTGGATGGTGGACCTGCCGGGAGACGGCTCCAATGTCTCTCCTCCGGGTGCACCCGGGAATCCCTATGACATCTGGCCAGGGGTGCTCATCGAAGCCGCCCGGGCACTTCCGAACTGCGTCTATCTGGGTCACTCCACGGGAGGCATGTATCTGCTGTCCGTGCCGGAGCTGGAATCACTCCTCGTGGGCCTGGTGCTCGTGAGCACGGCACCGGACTCGAGCTGGCGTGCGCCGTTCTTCGAGATGACCCAGCGTCATCCCCTGCCCGAGGTCGACGCCGCGACCCGGCGTTATGAAGCCGAGCGCACGGATGAACGGCTCCGCGACATCGCGGTGGCGTCCGCGGAGTGGAACTTCACGACAGGGAGCGTGACGGCAGGGCGCGAGCTGTTGCGGCGGATGCCCTACAACCGCGCGGCGGTGGACTGGTCCGACCGGAACTTCGACGAGACGTATGTCCACGCCTGGTGGCCGCGCGCCCTGCCCACGCTCATCCTCAGCGGCGCCGAGGACCGCATCGTCCAGCAGACGCCCTGGTCGCAGCCCGCCTTCCAGGGGCCGCACATCCTGCACCGGCGGGTGGAGGGCGCCGCGCACTTCCCCTGGATTGAACGCCCGGACGCCGTGGCCGCTGCCCTGCGCGAGCTGGCCGCCCGGATGACGCCGCGGCCCTGA
- a CDS encoding winged helix-turn-helix transcriptional regulator: MARLAVLNTDGSLDDLLFLQGGVMVTRRVDRKLSVLGGLLLVMEVTRRIPEATQRMLTLQPDELEEGGVIVRRVYPQVPPKVEYEFTPFGHSLAPVLLTLRE, from the coding sequence ATGGCTCGACTGGCGGTGTTGAACACGGACGGCTCGCTAGACGACTTGCTCTTCCTTCAGGGCGGCGTCATGGTCACCAGGCGTGTAGATCGGAAGCTCTCCGTGCTCGGCGGTCTGCTTCTGGTCATGGAAGTCACGCGGCGTATCCCTGAAGCCACCCAACGCATGCTCACGCTCCAGCCGGACGAGCTGGAGGAAGGCGGCGTCATCGTGCGCCGCGTCTACCCACAGGTGCCGCCGAAGGTGGAATACGAGTTCACGCCCTTCGGTCACTCACTGGCGCCGGTCCTGCTCACGCTGCGCGAATGA
- a CDS encoding aldehyde dehydrogenase family protein produces the protein MLAERYPYYLANRPMQPNAELPVTDKYTGEVVTRVAVADAAAVEEAIAAAVRAAGPMRKLAPYARQQVLEHCVRRFQERAEEFALALCIEAGKPLRDARAEVVRLIETFKAAAEEAVRGGGEVLNLEVSQRAAGYRGFTQRVPVGPCSFITPFNFPLNLVAHKVAPAIAAGCPFVLKPSDRTPVSALLMAEVLAETALPEGAFSVLPTRLEDVGPFIEDDRLKLLSFTGSEKVGWDLKARAGRKKVVLELGGNAACVVDADQAGRLDFVADRIAQGAFFQAGQSCISVQRVLAHESVYDALKERLVTRAKALRAGNPRDDSTTLGPLIDEPAARRLEGWIQQAVERGARVLTGGGRRGALLEATVLEGVPEDAALCAEEAFGPVVLLQPFRDFDEALHRVNDSRYGLQAGLFTQDLSQAMRAWDELEVGGVVVGDVPSFRVDTMPYGGVKGSGLGREGVKYAMEDMTEVRLLVLRQS, from the coding sequence ATGCTGGCTGAGCGCTATCCGTACTATCTGGCCAACCGGCCCATGCAGCCCAACGCGGAGCTGCCCGTCACCGACAAGTACACCGGGGAGGTCGTCACGCGAGTGGCCGTGGCGGACGCCGCCGCCGTGGAGGAGGCCATCGCCGCGGCGGTGCGAGCGGCGGGGCCCATGCGCAAGCTGGCGCCCTATGCCCGGCAGCAGGTGCTGGAGCACTGCGTGCGCCGCTTCCAGGAGCGGGCGGAGGAGTTCGCGCTCGCCCTCTGCATCGAGGCGGGCAAGCCGCTGCGCGACGCGCGAGCGGAAGTCGTCCGGCTCATCGAGACCTTCAAGGCGGCGGCGGAGGAGGCGGTGCGCGGCGGCGGCGAGGTCCTCAACCTGGAGGTGTCTCAGCGCGCGGCGGGCTACCGGGGTTTCACCCAACGTGTGCCGGTGGGGCCGTGCTCGTTCATCACCCCGTTCAACTTCCCGCTCAACCTGGTGGCGCACAAGGTGGCGCCCGCCATCGCCGCGGGATGCCCCTTCGTCCTCAAGCCGTCGGACCGCACGCCGGTGAGCGCGCTGCTCATGGCGGAGGTGCTCGCGGAGACGGCGCTGCCCGAAGGCGCCTTCTCCGTGCTGCCCACGCGCCTGGAGGACGTGGGGCCCTTCATCGAGGACGACCGGCTGAAGCTGTTGTCGTTCACCGGCTCGGAGAAGGTGGGCTGGGATTTGAAGGCCCGCGCCGGCCGCAAGAAGGTGGTGCTGGAGCTGGGCGGCAACGCGGCCTGCGTGGTGGACGCGGACCAGGCCGGGCGCCTGGACTTCGTCGCGGACCGCATCGCGCAGGGCGCCTTCTTCCAGGCGGGGCAGAGCTGCATCTCCGTGCAGCGCGTGCTCGCGCACGAGTCGGTCTACGACGCGCTGAAGGAGCGGCTCGTCACGAGGGCGAAGGCTCTGCGCGCGGGCAATCCCCGGGATGACTCCACCACGCTGGGGCCGCTGATTGACGAGCCCGCGGCGCGGCGGCTGGAGGGCTGGATTCAGCAGGCCGTGGAGCGGGGGGCCCGGGTGTTGACGGGAGGAGGGCGGCGCGGCGCGCTGCTCGAAGCCACGGTGCTGGAGGGCGTGCCGGAGGACGCGGCGCTGTGCGCGGAGGAGGCCTTCGGTCCGGTGGTGCTGCTTCAGCCGTTCCGAGACTTCGACGAGGCCCTGCACCGGGTGAATGACAGCCGTTACGGCCTCCAGGCGGGGCTCTTCACCCAGGACCTGTCCCAGGCGATGCGGGCCTGGGATGAGCTGGAGGTGGGCGGAGTCGTCGTCGGTGACGTGCCCAGCTTCCGGGTGGACACCATGCCTTACGGTGGCGTGAAGGGCTCCGGGCTGGGCCGCGAGGGCGTGAAGTACGCCATGGAGGACATGACGGAGGTGCGGCTGCTGGTGCTCCGTCAGTCGTGA